The following nucleotide sequence is from Stegostoma tigrinum isolate sSteTig4 chromosome 32, sSteTig4.hap1, whole genome shotgun sequence.
TAGGTCGGGAccccttcctctgatgctgcctggcctgctgtgttcttctagctccatactgtgttatctctgactgtagcatctgcagtacttgctATTTCTTACTTGAACAGAAAACAACTGAAGTGTTTTGAGGTGCACAGGGGGTTAGTTGTTCCAGTATATGGATCTGTTAGTATGCAGGTATAGCATGTAATGAAAATGGCTAATGGGATACTATCCTTTACTGTCACAGGAAATGAACATAAAACCAAGGATTTTATTTGgcagttgcacaggacattggggaGACCATTTCTCTGATACtatgtttgcagttttggtctgtcTCTATTTTTAATTGATGGCTTGTAAGTGCACTGAGGGCTCTTCAGAGGAGGCTTACTGGATTGACATCTGAAGTGTGCGCATTATTATGAGAATAGGTTGGACAGAGTGGGCTCAATTCCACTCGAGTTACCTGCTTGAAACGTATAAGATCGTGAATGGCCTAGGCAGGGTAGATGAGTAAAGCTGTTCCTTTCTTTAGATAAAAGTTTAAAATTAGAGTTTGTCCTGTTAGAACAAAGGTCAGTTCCCCCCTCAGAGAATTGTGTGACTTTACAGGTCTGCCTTCAAAGGTGGAGTGAGATTGGCATGGGgatctttgaacatttttaaagctgGAGGTAAATAGAGTCTTATTAGGATAGATGGCATTCAGAGcacacagatcaaccatgatcttattgattggctGAGCAGACTTGACGGACTGAACACTGAACTTCTCCTAtttcatgtgtctgtgtgtgcaaccTATTAATCACATACACTGAATGGAATTTTCATAACAAGTGTGAGCTGTAAAGTTTAATTTTGAGGATTAGTAAGTTTTAAAGCAGAAAATCTAGAATTGCTTAAAGTGGCAATAACACTTAGTGTTTGCAGATCCTCCTGCATTGACAGTTGTCTTCTGTTGTACCTAGGTCTGGTGTTGGTGCTCCATTAATTGGTGAACTTGATGGTGAGTATCGCCATGACAGCAGGAAAAATATTCTCGAGTGGTGCCTACCTGTCATCGATGCCAAAAATAAGACTGGCAGCTTGGAGTTCAGTATAGCTGGGCAGCCCAATGATTTCTTCCCGGTCAATGTGTCTTTTGTGTCCAAAAGGAACTACTGCAAAATACAGGTACAAACTCccatcaattaaaaccttccttCAAGTGTATTTGACTTGTTGTATTATGCCTCCAAAAGCGCTTCTGAGCACCCATTGCACCACTACGAATATGACTTATTTCCTCTTCTGTAACATTCCTCAACTGACTCCTGCTTCAGCCTGTCTGTAGAACCCATTAGTTGTGGAATTGTTGCCTCTAGCTTTGACCATTTTAATGCACTCCAGATTGGCCTCTTCCACCTTTCATGGATTTGATATGGTGTGAAGCCAATCTACCCATATCCTCATTTGTGCCAAGACCCATTCATAGGTTATCCCTATTCTAGTTGACTGCCATTAGCTTCCAGTCTGCTAACActtggtttttaaaaattcttatgaACCTCCATCTGTGCTTTTCTAGTTCTGTAATTGCTGCTGTGTGGGTGTTTGTATTTTCAGCTGTTTAAACCCCAGGGTCTGGAATTCCTTACCTAAACCCCTCTGCTTCTGTGCCTGTCTTGTCTCCTTTGCAAAGGTGTTTTTACAAACAAAAACCTTTTAGGTTAAGCCTTCGGTCATTTGTCTGAAATTGTCTGTAGTTCAGTGTCAAATTGTATTTGATAGCTGTCTTAACAAAGTGCCTTTCAGTGCTTTACTGGATGATAGGTACAATATAAAGTTGTTATTGCACTTACGGGACCTCCAATGCATTGAAGTTATTCCAAAGGCGTGTTGTTTATTTGAGATGTGACTGACTGACACCTTCTAGTTAGTGAGAAGTTGTTGATTTTGTCAGATGATGTTAATGGTAAATTGGATGCAACCACCCCAATTTCAAACATGCAAACTTCCATCAGGTTCATTTTTGTAATGAAAAAAGTGTTTGAAAGCATTGAAATGAACACAtttaatccaagataataaaatgtgaggctggatgaacacagcaggcccagcagcatctcaggagtacaaaagctgacgttttgggcctagaccctcctgagagctgctgggcctgctgtgttcatccagcctcacattttattatcttggattctccagcatctgcagttcccattatcgcattTAATCCATTAACATCTTTCCAGTGTTAAACTTAAAACCAAACCAAATATATAAAATAACTCTGATTTGTAGGATCAGTGCAGGAATGGCCTAACCTGCCTTATGACTAACCTCGTGGCTCTGGCCCAATTGGTGCCATGCCTGCTCACACTACTGCTAGCATTTCATGAGAATCCTGCTTCTGAATCAGATTTTTTGACGACATCACAATGGAGATGATCACTGCTTCATTCTTGAGTTATCAAATGGGAGAATGACTCACTGGAGCACTCCATGTTTTTTGAGTTAGCTGTTGGTTTAAACACTGCTATAGGACTTGAGCCTGTAATTTAGATTGAATTTTCTTTGCCATTTTGGAAAGGGAATGCGTTGCATTGTTGCTCAGCACGATTCCATGCActagctagtttagtttgggcctatgttcagcatggaccttTTGGcatgaaagatctgtttctgtgctctaggACTATGGCGCTATAGCAGTGGATTTAGGATAGTACCAGATGATGCTGGAGCTCCAAAGATGTAGGTTACATGAAATTCCTAAAAATAATTCATTAGGAAGGATTGCAGCCACCCAATATTCCCACTCAGTCACTATTGAGTAGTCTAATTCCCCTTACTTTTAATTGGGTTCAGACTTAGCTGTGACCCCCTTCTGTTCTTCATTAGGGTTCAAACACCAAGAGCCAACTTGAGAAGTCAATAACTAGTGGATAGTTAATACTGCAAGGCTGTCCTTTATCTGGGCAAAAGTTAAGGAGAAAtaaaatttttattttgtctccTTTGTACCTAGGTGACTGGAATCAGTCATGTCGACAGCAGCAGCCCTGTGAGGTTCTCTATGGAAACCATGTTACTGGTTGACAAATATGAAATAttgtaaaaagaaaaatcagtgcaCAACAGATATCCAGAAATCACACGATCAGATGTCGCTGAACTGCACACCAGTTTGAAGACCCTAAACTTCAAAATTAAAATTGCACAGTGTTTGTGTATTTGAAAAAGGTTCAGAGCGCCTAGACAACAATGTGGTTTATTATCTGTTATTCAAACCTGACAACTATTCTCATCTGAAAAAGAAGTTTgatattaatattttaattaacCAACAAGTAAACACTTGTCTTTGCTTTGAAAAGGGGggatggatgggtgggtgggaggggatgacgTTTGGTAGCACCTACAGTGTCATGTATTTCAGCTACAGCATCTGTTATTCCCTATCATATTGCCTCCTCGGCTGTAATTATTGTTTTAGCCCTTCTGTTGAGTTAGTTTCCAACGTAAAGtgacttttttctttttttttggatttggATGAAAGATGATCAAAGCAGAAATTTTGTAACCCTGTAAAGTGTATAAGAGGGAATATGACAACATTCCAGTGTAAAAAGGTTTAACAAAAAATTGTAATCTTTAAAAATGATTAAAAGTATATTATGAAACCCAAGATGCAGCATTGCTTTCTCTCCTATTGGTAAAGGATGATTGTAGAAATGGTCTGTATGCCACCTGTGGAATTATGCTTCCTTTTTAGGCAAAGACTGTAAGGCAGTATGTCAATCATGGTGGTAAGGTGCTTCAGTGAAGTGGGACAGTAATGGATTGGGATCATGCAGAAAAGTTTGTTGAAAGTCTGCATGTCACAGTGAGCTGGTGTCATTTCTTTCATGCATTTGATACTGGGGAATTTCATGCATCTTTTCAGAAATACACTAATTTCCTGTCCTCTACATTTGGGTTTCCCCTCAGAATGTCAGGCTTGTCTGATTTCTTCCCTGACATGGGAGAGACTGCTACAACTGTAGCTTAAATTATAAAGTACCTCTACAGCTTTGATGTGTCAGAAGCTACTTATCAAAACGGTTTCTTGATTTGCGAGTCTTTTGGTGGTCCTGCAAGCTGCCTTGAGTCCATCAAAACTGTAGCAGCAAGCTGTTGCGAAGAGCAATGTATTAAAACAATTTGTGAATCCAAGATTCCTTTGGGCAAGTTGTGATATCAGAACCACATGTAATTAATAGTCCTGAATGCACCCAACAGTCACTATTTGATTAtttctacactttgttttctttagcACTGTAGTTCATTCTGTTAGTGACCAAACTATATAGATTTTGTTtcgttcattcacaggatgtggatgctgctggctagaccagtgtttattgtccgtctgttattgcccagagggcagttaagagctacATTTGCtgagagtttggagtcacatgtaagccacaCAAGACCAGGTAAGATAGACAGCTTCCCTAACGGACATTaatgaacagatgggtttttctgcaaatagacaatggtttcatgatcattaaattccagtttttttttaaatttgaaattcaccatttgccatggcaggatttaaatcCTGGtttccagaacattgcctggatcTCCAGATTAGTAGTCTAATggtaataccaccaggccattacctccccatttGTTCTTAATTGTTTGTGAGCTGTCTTTAGTTTGAACTGTCACAGGGCAGAAAGAGGTCAGTTGGCCTATTATGTTGTAATAAAAGTGTATGGCAAATCATTTTGAAACTTGGATTTTAAAGGAGAGGTAAAACAGATTTGTGGTTtcacatttgtttaaaaaaaattctgtttgagGTCTCAAAATAATTTGGAACATTGAAATCAATGCATCATTTATAAAGCATGTTACAAGCAAGGTACCTGTGGAGCTAACTGAAGTGTTAACACTGTTTCCATGTAGAAAAATAAATGGTTAGGGGCCACCAGATGTTTGAGATCAGCTCAGTAGAATCAGGCTTCGGTTCAGAACAACAGTTTTTTTGTCCCAGTTAATTATGTTGAAACTGAATTTAGTTCAAGGAATCTTGAAAGACTGCAGGAGTCTCCCAGCAGTCAGAATTGAAAGGAATCCAGGCCGTCCAGAATGAAATCCTCGAGGCCATTAAAACTGGAAAAGGCCAGTTATTAAGAAATTACGAGTTAAAATAGGAATGAATGTTCCTTAGGACTGAAAGGGTTTTAAAATATATCGGTGGGAAACAGGCTGCATCTTTTTGTTGACTAGAGTCTTtctaaaggtttttttttaatcttgtctTTGTTTAAAAGAACATAAGCAGCCTTTTGTGAGTATTTTCAGTGGCTGACCATCAAGATAACCAAATTCAAAAGgaagtggatgcagaatctttaaatatttaaaggCAGAGCTGGGTAGCTTGATTATCAAGGGCATGAAAGATTATTTggggtatgcaggaatgtagacaTAAGGTcaaaaacagatcagccacgatctgaCTGAAGGTCAGAGCAGGGTCAAATGGCAGAATGGCCTACTATTGCTTGTAAAGCAAAATGAACAAACTTCATTTGAAATGAAAGAGAAGTTTTTAAAAGTTTGATCTTCATTGAGCGAACTGATTTACAGTGAGAAAAATCTAACAAAGATAATAGTTCAGAGGGTTATTCTAAATCCACTTTCCTAGAAGTGTACATTTACTGCTTTGAATTGAGAGAATGAAATTGAAAGTAACTTAATTTACTTGAGAGGTAGCTGAGAAGATGAACCAAAAGATGTCTGGCTCTTTCATATTAGTGTTTGACAGGTGCAACTATGAATTGGTGCACCTGTTCAGTACAAGAATAATCTACAAACtacaaagctgtttctttaaaaaaaaaacaatgcttGTCCCTGAATCTCAATTTAAAATAGAGAAACCTAATAAGACTTTTGCAGAATTTGCAAGAAGAAAATGACAGGATCGGGGGTTTTGATAAAGTTACAGGAATAAAAGGAATTTAATGATTAGAGAAGAATTAATAACAATGGTACTCCTGTAAACTTTAAGGTATTTAGATCAGCATTAGGTATCAAAGTTTAGAGAAGCAGCAGATCCGGCagttctgactccagcatttgcagttgttGCTACCTCTAAGTGACTTAGTACCATGACATCTCAGACAGTTACAGGTGGCAGTTGGCCACATGCAAATCAAGGAAATTTGAGAAATGAAATATCATAGGAACAGAAAAGTAATGGAGAAAAGCTAGAGCTTGTTGATTAAAGGAAAAATGTTTCTACTGTACTAAGACTGGACATATTAAAAGTCAGTTGCTGTAAGTTAAATAAAAAACCAGTTGGAGTAATGAGAACCCCTAAGGAAACCCTCAAAGGATGCATCAAGAAAGGAAATGGCTTTTAAATCTGTAGTAATAGTGGGAAAAAGTAGTGGAGCGACTTTCCTTTGAATCTACTAGGAAGTGAGGGATAGATCTGGACAGTTAACAGAAGTTCTTTGACTACTGACACTGAATCATGTCATTGGAAGCTCAATATTTCAAGGGGACAGATTCCTTATTTGTTTAATCAAGGAGAGATGATCTAAGAAAGGTAGAGACACTGGAGCAAGTCAGTTGCTGATTcactactaggctttaagcaaaacacccATTATACTTAAATAACagttaaatacaaacaaaaaataacTGGAAAACTTGTTAGTAGTAAATTATTTAATAATAATTTAGAATAATTAATCATTTAATTGCCCATGAATGATCAAAGGCAAAAATCAGTAAAAAAgagaatccctaaagtgtaggcgtgcccccccccccccaaacttgCACATCTcaggacactgtgggcaatttagcatgaccaatccttctaacctgaacatctttggactgtgggaggaaaccagagcacctggaggaaatccatgcagacgctgggagaatgtgcaaagttctCATAGACGattcctgagggtggaattgaattcagatccctggcactgagacagaactgctaaccactgagccactatgctgcccataCAATGGaccatccaggagaaaggaaCAATCTAGTGGTACAGAGAGAACTAGATTTTTGCTGCAGCAGAGAAAAAGCTGGATCTATCGTTCAACAACCCCAACTAAAACCCTGTGTCTGTGACAGCCTGACTCCACCCGTTCATCCATCACACTACCACTGGACAGGTGATGTTATATGGATTATGTAAATAGTTGGAAAAAATATTACAAGAATCAATCTGGTAAGCCAAAAGCTCAACACTGGCTTGTGTGTAAAACATCAGTGCTTGATTAAGTTGTCATTTTTAATAACGATAGTTACTATGGAGTGCAAAGAAACTTGATTGTACCCTAAACCTGAATGTCAAACAGCAACCACTCAAGTTAGACTGGGGATAAGATGCCAATCTAAATCCACTTTGATATTTAAACCTATCTCCCAAAAACCATGACCATTATTGCACCAGTTTATGGCAGCTCTCTGTCAAACAGTTGACTGCTGTGTTTCTTTGGTGTAAAATATTGTAACTTCTGCCATCAAACAGGGAAATGAAATCAGAGGTCAGCTCCCTCCCTTGGTCTCTTACTGTTTCTCTGCTTCCCTTGCTGCCTCTCCCCTCTACCCCTCAATTTTGGTCCATAGTCCTTTTTTTAAGCTTTTGCACTGCTTTCCGTTCCAGACCCATCGTCACTTCCCATCCCAGACAGCTCCCTGGACCTCCAAGTGGACATGTACTGATACTGCATGTTCTGGGAGTCTGCCCTCAGCAGAAATGTTACAAATGGCAGGATCTTTTAAGTTCAGCAAAGTGGATGCAGATTTGGCGTGGTGATTTGAAGAACAGGATGCTTATAGCACATTATCCAGACCGACAGCTATCATTTCGTCATTTCCCATCATGACCTCCTTCAGACTGAAGATGTGAGGCCTGTTTGTTCGTTCCGTGCACAGGAACCATCCGCTCGCCCAGGCAGATTCAAATTTGTAATATGTACCATCAAACTTCTGCTGGTAAAAGATTATGTTCTTCATGCTGTCTTCTACATTTGTCGGAGCATTACCTTCCTGGATAAAACACAAGTTAAAAAGAAAGTCATTCCAATTTAGCAGATCAAAACAACATTAACAGTCCAGATTACAACAGTATGGGGTAGCAGGTGGGGACTCTTCTGCATCCTTCAgtgcaaacatttctcatttgAAGCACAAAGTGCATTTCACATCACTCATTGCGAGAAGCAACAGAACTGGCAGCCCTATCCTGTCAATCGATGAAGCTTACAGATAGAGGAGGAAACAATGAAGAAGAAAATAGTGACATAGAGATGTCATCGGATTCAGAAACTCTACTTCCAAGCGCAATTAGATAAAAATAAACTCAGCTACCTTCCTCCAGACTTTCAAAGGAATCTTCAATATCTAACTCAATGCAGAAATCCACCCAGATACTGCAGCCACATTTTACATTCCAATAAGAAAAGTTCAAATTCCAGAACTTCTCCTGTGAGCGTGTATGTGAGTGAATTGGTGAATGCGTACATGTGAGAGTGCAGATGGGGGTGATGTAAGGGAGTAGGGTACTGAGGTTGAAGACATTTTGTAGGATTCTAGacacagcctgcacattcctgagatacaatgggcaatttggcatagccaatccaccaaactggcacatctttggactgtgaggggaaaccagagcactcggtggaaacccaagcaaacacgcagagaacatgcaaattcgACACAGATAGTTGCTTGAGGCGGATCCAACCTTCTGACTCCTTTttctaccttctccctgtaactcccgatcctcttactaatcaagaacccatctatccctgtcttaaataaactcaacgacttggcctccacagccttctgcagtaatgagttctaaagattaaccaccctccattcgaagaaattcctcttcgtttcagttctaaagggttgtcccttgaTCAAGGCTGTGACCTCGactcctagtctctcctgctagtggaaTCATCTTCTCCATATCacctctatccagacctctcaatATTTTGTAAGTGTCAATGAGATCTCCctatcttctaaactccattgaataagGACCCAaaatcctcaaccactcctcatatgacaagcttttcatccccgggatcattcttgtaacccTCCTCTAAGGCCAACATTTCCTTCCTTTGATacggggtccaaaactgctcacaatattcgaaatgtggtctgaccagaaccttacaTAGCCTCAGCAGTccatctctgctgttgtatttgAGACTTTGGAAATGAATgttgacattgcatttgccttcctaacagctaagtgaacctgcatgttaaccttaagagaatcctgaactaggatccCAAGCACCTTTATGATTCAtatttctggaaatccaaatagatcatggtCCAGTGGCTTTCCATTGTCAAATTTGCTCACTAAatcaaagaattcaacagattcatcaGGCATAACCTTCCCAGATGAAACTGTGCTCATTCAGCCCTATTTTGCCACAAATTTCCAAATACTTCTTCATCTCATCTTGAATATTGAACTCTTAAagatcttaccaatgactgaggtcaggctaaacAACCTACAGTTTCCAGTCTCTGCCTCTCTTCTTTCTTAAAAATTGAGCCTTTACATTcgccattttccaatcctctgggactctcTCTGATTCcattgattcctgaaagatcaccaccaattcctctgcaatctgccttcttaacagcattgtgggagtccctggacactatggacagcAACAGTTTAAGAAAcgaaaatagaaagtgctggaaaaactcagcgaggctagcagcatctgtgaagagagaaacacacTTAATGTTTTGGGAGcctcgtgacccttcttcagaatggactcctaaacgttaactctgttttctctccacagatgttgccatacctgatgagtttttctagcaatttctgtttttgtttctgatttccagcatccacatttatttgttttaatttagcagttcaagatagcagctcaccaccatcttcttatGAATGGCAATAAATACGGTCTAGCCAACGACACCCACATACAATGAATGAATAGAACAGAGAGCTGTGTTCCCAGTAGAAAattcctttcagcatccaccctgttaagtaccctcaggatcttgtatatttcaaaataatcacctctcattctaaactccaatgaatatggTCCCAATCCTTCCTCTTAAGATAATCACCAACCTCAGCATCCTGAGCATTATAAATCCAAACTGTACTTACCTTAAACTTCACAACTTTTCTGTTTCCTTCCTCAGTGCAGTACATGAGATAGTCTGATCCAGCGACTTTAATCTGGAACACGATTGGAATACCACATGGCATCTGTTTGTCCACCTGCCTTCTGTAGTGTACCAGATTGAAATTGGTGCTATCATTTCCTGTTTGAAGTAAATATTTGTTAAGCTATTTCCAGAAAACATACATTTTAATGTATTGtaaattttcttttcaatgtttAATTTTATAGATGTATTTTTCTGATCTTCCAGTGGTTTGCAGAGGAGCCATTATTCAATACCACGTAGTGGAATCATCCCAGACTGTCATCATTGCAGCTCTGAAGTGTTAGGGTCActtaaactctgttttctctccacagatgctgtcagacttgctgagtttctccagcagtttctgttgtcGCTCTGATCTCCAGCTTTCAGCTCTGAAGCGAATGTTCTGAGGTGGTACTGGAAAACAACTTGCTGGGTCTTTTAGGCACagacaaaaaaacaaattgctagagcaactcagcagatctggcaacaactgtggagtgaaagcagagttaatgtttcgggtccagtgactcttcctcagaatgtttaACTCAGAGAACTTGTTGAATCACTGGT
It contains:
- the LOC125466860 gene encoding interleukin-18-like, with the protein product MTSDGIQCDYFKKYDRINGVKMIKNIYGEVLIAHSDGVTEPVPIFEHRTSAEETGNDSTNFNLVHYRRQVDKQMPCGIPIVFQIKVAGSDYLMYCTEEGNRKVVKFKEGNAPTNVEDSMKNIIFYQQKFDGTYYKFESAWASGWFLCTERTNRPHIFSLKELAATVLMDSRQLAGPPKDSQIKKPF